TCGGGCTCTGCGCACCTTCTGGCGCATCCGCCTCCAACTGGTCCAAGTGCTTCTGCTTCCAGCTGTAAAGAACCCCTTCAGGCACTCCCAATTGCTGCGAAACCTCCTTCACCGGGGTCCCGTCGATTAATATCAGTTTGACTGCCTCCTGTTTGAACTCGGCAGTATAGCGTTGTCT
Above is a window of Coraliomargarita sinensis DNA encoding:
- a CDS encoding transposase, with amino-acid sequence RQRYTAEFKQEAVKLILIDGTPVKEVSQQLGVPEGVLYSWKQKHLDQLEADAPEGAQSPKEMAAELAQLRKALAKERRMNEILKKTVGYFSNPE